From the genome of Streptomyces xanthophaeus:
TTCGCGCCGCTGCGCCGTCTGCGTCGCACGCTCTTCGGCAGCCGCCGCTCGTAACCTTCCCCGTACCGCAGCCGTCGGCCCCCGGCCTCCGGCTCCCCGGCCCTACCCGATCACACCGTCCCGGCGCAGTTCCGAGATCTGTGCGTCCGCCATCCCCAGGGCGCGCAGCAGGGACTCGGTGTGCTCGCCCAGCGCGGGCACCGCACCCATGTGCGGTGCCGCGCCGCCCGGCAGTCCGATCGGCGGCAGCAAGGCCCGCAGCGGACCGGCCGGTGAATCCACCTCCCGCCAGCGGTCCCGGGCCGCGAGTTGCGGATGCCCGGCCAGCTGGGCCACCGAATTCAGCCGCGCGCACGCGATGCCCGCCGCCTCCAGCCGCCCGATCGCCTCGTCCGCGCCGAGCCGGCCCAGCGCCTCCGCCACGACCGCGTCGGTCTTCTCCCGGTTCGCGGTGCGCGCCGCGTTCGTCGCGTACGCCGGATCCTCGGCCAACTCGGGCCGTTCCAGCACCTGCCCGGCCAGGCGCCGCCACTCGCGGTCGTTCTGCACCGACAGCAGCACCCGGTCCCCGTCGGCCGTCGCGTAGGCGTCGTAGGGTGCGATCACCGCGTGCGCGAGGCCGGTACGCACGGGCTGTTCCCCGCCGTGCATCGTGTGGTGCAGCGGATGGCCCATCCACTCGGCGAGCGCGTCCAGCATGGACACCTCCACCCGGCCCCCGCGCCCGGTGACCCCGCGGCGCAGCAGGGCGGCCAGGACCCCCGAGAAGGCGTACATGGCCGCCGCGATGTCCGCCGCCGGGATGCCCGCCTTGACGGGCTGCTCGGGGGTACCGGTCACCGACACCAGGCCCGCCTCGCACTGGACGAGCATGTCGTAGGCGCGCTTGTGGGCGTACGGGCCCTCGGCGCCGTAGCCGGAGATGTCCACGGCGACCAGCCGGGGGTAACGCGCGCACAGTGCGGCCGAATCGAGCCCCAGCCGGG
Proteins encoded in this window:
- a CDS encoding CaiB/BaiF CoA transferase family protein, with the protein product MATEPLPLDGITVVAVEQAVSAPFATRQLADLGARVIKVERPDGGDFARAYDTAAHGLASHFVWANRGKESIALDLKDPRGREVLHGLLAGADVFVQNLAQGAAARLGLDSAALCARYPRLVAVDISGYGAEGPYAHKRAYDMLVQCEAGLVSVTGTPEQPVKAGIPAADIAAAMYAFSGVLAALLRRGVTGRGGRVEVSMLDALAEWMGHPLHHTMHGGEQPVRTGLAHAVIAPYDAYATADGDRVLLSVQNDREWRRLAGQVLERPELAEDPAYATNAARTANREKTDAVVAEALGRLGADEAIGRLEAAGIACARLNSVAQLAGHPQLAARDRWREVDSPAGPLRALLPPIGLPGGAAPHMGAVPALGEHTESLLRALGMADAQISELRRDGVIG